The DNA segment ATGGCCGAACCAGCAATCCGAAAGAGCCGGAAACCCGGGTTGGCGAAGCCGTCGGGCGGCCGGCCCGCCCAGACGGCGCGTGTGGCACTGACCAAGAACGGCCATCCCCCCAAGACCTGCCCGGTGTGCGCTCGCCCTTTCGAGTGGCGAAAGAAGTGGGAACGGTCGTGGCTCGATGTCGTGTACTGCTCGGACCGGTGTCGTGAGTCACGGAAGCATCCTGAGCTAGGCAGATGACTCCTGACGCCTCTGCGCGAGCCACCTCCGGCCTCACCCCGAAGAAGCTCTACCGCATCGTCGCAATCGCCGAAGCGATC comes from the Marisediminicola antarctica genome and includes:
- a CDS encoding DUF2256 domain-containing protein, with the protein product MAEPAIRKSRKPGLAKPSGGRPAQTARVALTKNGHPPKTCPVCARPFEWRKKWERSWLDVVYCSDRCRESRKHPELGR